The genomic stretch AGATTGCATCCCTTGTTTCTTTCGGCAAGCGCTGGAAGGCAGCCGGATTGTCCGGACAACCCCAAAACAGCAAAAACAGATTATAGATGAATTTGCCCGCAAAATTCCGAAGATATCGCTTGAAGCTAGCCCTCCTGAAATAGCTAGGTTTGGGTACGCTCTTTTAAGAAAGATAACCCCTAATAGAGATCCGTATAAAAAGATAAAACAAAAAAGCAATCGCATTGCTTTAAGGTTATTAGGCAAATTAAGGAATAAAGTCAATCATTCCCAGGACAGGCTTTTGACAGCGCTGGAGTTGGCTATCGCCGGTAATATCATAGATTTTGGCGTAAAGAATAGCTTGAATGTAAAAACGGAGTTAAAAAAGATACTCGCAGAGGAAAATAAGGTTATCTATAGACAATCTATATTTCATTACGCAGAGTTCAGACGGGCTTTAAAGAAGGCAGGGGATATTTTATATCTGGCTGATAACGCAGGAGAGGTGGTATTTGACCGGGTTTTAGTCGAAGAAATAAAAAAAGAGTATCTGGATAAAAACATTTACTATGCCGTAAAGGAAAAACCCGTTATAAACGATGCGCTATTTGAAGATGCCAAGGTTTGTGGGATCGATAAGACGGCTCAGGTGATTTCTAACGGCACAGGCGCTCCGGGAACGATTCTTGCTTTATGCTCAAAAGAATTCAAACGAATTTATAAAAGCGCGGATATGATAATCAGTAAAGGCCAGGGTAATTTTGAATCTCTATCAAACGAAAAAAGACCTATTTTTTTCTTATTTATGGTGAAATGCCCGGTGGTAGCCAGGGAAACCGGATGTAAGATGGGAAATATAGTTTTATTTTACAATTTAAAGAAAAATGGAGCCATTAGAAATAAAAAAATATCCGGATAGCGTTTTAAGAAAGAATGCGCTTGAGATAAAAGATATTACAGATACAGAAGCAAGGCTTTTTGAAGAGATGCATTTTACAATGCGGCATTTTGCGGGAATTGGTTTGGCTGCGCCTCAAATTGGAATTTCCAAAAATTTGATAGTTGCAGATATTGGCGAAGGCGCAATCAAATTGGCTAATCCTGTAGTTCTGAAAACAAAAGGGTTAGATAAGATGGAAGAGGGCTGTTTAAGCATCCCGGGCGTAGGCGTGGTTATAGATAGGCCGGACGAAATTATTGTCAGTGGATTAAACGAAAAGGGAAAGGTTATAAAATTAGAGGCACAGGGGCTTTTGGCGAGAGTGCTCCAGCATGAGATAGACCATTTAAGCGGCAAATTAATCATAGACTATTTAAGCCTAGTAGAAAAATTTAAATTAAAGCTGCATGCAAGAAGGGAAAATAGACGATATGCCGATTTATGAATATAAGTGCAGGGATTGCGGAAAAATCAGCGAATTCCTTACAGGCGTTGGGCAAGAAAAGGCAGAAATTAAGTGCAGTTCGTGCGGAAGTAAAAAATTAAAGAAGATTTTCTCTCAGAGTTTTATTTCTAACGGTAGTCATATAATAGGCTCGCAGGGAGGCAAAACCTGCTGCGGCAGAACAGAGCGATGCGATACTCCGCCTTGCTCGGGAGACGGGGTCTGTAAAGGATGAGATTATCAGACGGCTGCTTAAGAGTATCGGCAGGCAAGTTAAAAAGGTTAATTCTATTTTAAAAAGGCGGTTTTTAAAATGCGGATAAAAGTGATTTTTGATAAAGGTGCTTTGGAAAATAGCCTTCGTACTGGTTGGGGCGTATCATTTTTAGTTGACGAGAAAATATTATTTGATACTGGCGAAAAAGGGGAATGGTTACTTCAAAATATGCGCTCTTTAGGGGTTGATATAAACAAGATTGAAGCGGTAGTAATTTCTCACGACCATTGGGATCACTGGGGAGGGCTGTGGGATATACTCAAAGAAAGAGAGGGGTTTAAGGTGTATTCCTGCCCTGGTTTCGGCAAAGAATTTAAAGATAAAGTAAAAGAGTTGGGAGGAGACCTTATTGAAGTTCAAAAAATTATAGAGATTGCGCCGGATATTTATATTACGGGAGAAATACCCGGCGCTTTTCGTGGAAGGTACATGCCTGAGCAGGCAATCGTATTAAAAACGAATAATGGGCTTACTATAATTACCGGATGCGCACATCCCGGGATTTTAAAAATGGTAGAAAAGGCAAAGGCTAAATTTCCTGTTGAGCCTGTTTATTTTGTATTGGGTGGATTTCACCTGATGGAATCAGATAAACGGGCAATAGAAATAGTAGCCGAGAATTTCAAAAAGCTGAATATAATAAAAGCCGGGCCTACGCATTGCAGCGGTGAGGTAGCGGAAGATATTTTTAAAAAATACTATGCGGAGAATTTTGTATCTATAAAAGCAGGGCAGGAGATAGAGGTCTAATAAAATGGCCTATAACATTTTAAAAGAATTAAAGACGCACGCTCCTTTTACGATATTCGGCACAATTACTGGAATAATTATCATGGCGTTTACATTGAAGCTGCCTTACGAGGCTTCATATAATATTTTTTATGTGCTTCATCCCTTGCATGTGTTTTTAAGCGCACTAGTTACCGCGGCAATGTATAAACTTCATACGTGCCCCAGCATAAGCGCTAATTGCATCAAAGGAAAATGTAATTTTTGGGCTTTAACTATAATAGGCTATGTTGGATCCGTGGGTATCGCGACTATCAGCGATTCCCTTATTCCTTACGTGGCTGAATCCCTGCTTGGTATGCCTAATAGGGGAATACACCTTGGTTTCATTGAGAAATGGTGGCTGGTTAACCCTTTGGCCATTTTAGGCATAGTGATTGCTTACTTTAAACCAAGAACAAAATTTCCCCATGCCGGCCATGTGTTGTTAAGTACCTGGGCGTCTTTGTTCCATATAATTATGGCAAAAATAGTGATTTTAAGCTGGTTTTCATATGTTACTATTTTTATATTTTTATTTTTAGCAGTTTGGCTTCCTTGCTGCGTAAGCGATATAGTTTTTCCTTTGTTATTTGTGAAAGGCGATAAGATAAAGTAAATCTTTGAAAGGGTAAAGCCGCATGGTTAATTTAAGAAAGCTTATATTATATTTGCTGCTAAGAGCTTATGAAAAACATTGGGCCTTTTGTTAAGAAGCTTGATGGCCGAAAGAAGTTTAAGCGTATATTTGGTAAATCCGGCAAGAAAAAAGGCTTATCTTCGGGATTTATGACCATTAAAAAAGGCGATACCGTAGGAATTCATAATACAGGGGGCAAAGAAGAGGTCTTAGTTGTTTTACATGGCAAAGCGCAGGTCAGTATCGCAAATAAACATTTTATCTTAAAGGATGGGATAGTGTTATATATTCCGCCTGATACTTTGCATGATGTTAAAAATATAGGTACGCGGTTACTTAAATATTTATATGTTACCGCGGCTGTGTAAAGGGATTCTATGCACGAGACAAGATTCATTAACGAAATATTTGCAGTCTTAAAAGAGAAATTGGCTAAAGAAAAGGTTACTGGGCAGGCCGTAGTCAATGTTCGCTTAAGCCCTTTTAGCCATGTTGCTGCTGAAACCTTGCAAGGTTCCTTTAATGAGTTGATTAAAGGTGAGAATTTTAAGAATGCGCTGCTTAAAGTTCTGCCCCTTGAAATCCTGTTAGAGTGCAAAAACTGCAAACGTAGCACCCGCATTACCAAGAGGGTATTCGGTTGTCCTTTTTGCAATAGCGCGGATGTTAATATCCAGATGGATAAGGAATTTTTTGTTGAGTCCATAGAAATTGAGCGTAAAGAGAAGGGAGTAAAAGATGGGGATTGATATAAATGACGGCAATTTTAAGCAGGAGGTGTTGGAAGAAACTTTGCCTGTTCTGGTAGATTTTTGGGCAGTATGGTGTGGCCCTTGCCTTAGGCTTGCTCCGGTAATTGAGCAGATTGCCAAAGAATACAAAGGAAAATTGAAGGTTTGTAAGTTAAATGTGGATGAGGCTCCCAAGACAGCTTCCAGCTATGGTATTATGAGCATACCAACGTTAGCGATTTTTAGGAATGGGGAAGCAGTGGATAAAATTGTAGGCGCGCTACCTAAGGCAGAGCTGGAAACTACGATTAAGAAATACATCTGATTAATAACACAAGAGCGTTTTATGATGGATTTTAAGCAGATTAATGAAGCAAGGAAGATTTTAGGGCTAGGTGAAGAGGCAAGCATGGAAGAGATTAAAGATGTCTTTAGGGATTTAGCCCTTAAATACCATCCTGATAGATGCAAGGAGAAGGATAAGAAACACTGCGAAGAGATGTTTAAGAAGATAAACCACGCAAAGGATATTATCACAAGTTACTGCGCGAATTACAGGTTTTCTTTTAAAGAAAAAGATGTTAAGAAGAATATTATGTCAAAAGAGGAATATGAGCATCTTAAGCGTTTTTTTGACGGCTGGTTCGGAGATTTGGATTTATGAGCGATATTTTCGATAAGTATTATAAAAAATATGACGTATGGTATAATAGGCATAAATTTGCTTATTTATCAGAAATTGGCGCACTGAAAAAAGTTGTACCTAAGAAAGGTGAGGGATTGGAAATTGGCGTTGGTACAGGCAGATTCGCTTCTAGATTAGGGATAAAGTACGGAGTCGATCCTTCTGAAAATATGCTTAAAATTTCCAAAAAAAGAGGTATAGATGCACGCCATGCTCAAGGAGAAAGATTACCGTTTGACAGTTCCATTTTTGATTATGTTGCTATTATTATTACTTTGTGTTTTGTTAAAGATCCCATTAAGGTATTGATAGAGGCAAAAAGGGTTTTAAAGAATCGTGGTAAGATTATTGTTGGAATTATCGATAAGGATAGTTTTTTAGGCAATTTTTATCAAAGGAAAAAGAGTCTATTTTATAGGCAGGCTCATTTTTTCGGCGTGAAAGAAGTTACTGATTTACTTAAGATGTCAGGTTTCGGCAGAGTTTCGTATTATCAAACGATATATAAATTCCCGGATGAAATAAATTCAGTTGAAAAGCCTAAGAAAGGCTTTGGCCGGGGTGGGTTTGTGGTAATCTCAGGAGAAAAGATTTGAGAGGAGAGCTTAAACTAAAGCCCATTGGAATCATCCATACGCCCTATAGAGAGACTAAGGGTATTCCCATCCAGGGCAAATTTGAGAAAGGCGTCAGGGGCACAATAGAGATTTTCCCTGAATATCGGGCGGGTCTAAAAGATATCAAGGGATTTTCATATCTTATACTAATTTACTATTTTCACCGCTCAAAAGAAGAGCGGCTTGTGGGCAGGCCATTCCTTGAGGATAAGGAGCATGGGATATTCGCTATACGCAGCCCGCATCGGCCGAATCATATCGGATTTTCAATTGTGAAGCTGGGAAAGGTTAAAGGCAATAATATTACTTTTTCTGAAGTGGATATACTTGACGGAACGCCGCTTTTAGATATTAAGCCGTATGTGGCGCATTTCGATTCCAGAAAGCGCGTAAAAAGCGGCTGGATTGATAAGTATTTTAGGAATGGCAAGATACCAAAGAAAACCAGAATACGATGAAAATTATTCTAAATAAATGTTTGATAATCCTATCCTTCGTACACAGAATTTGTCCTCTTTGCGTTATATCCCGTAAATTCCCGAGATCGAAATTCGCAAAAATAGTCTTTCTTTGGGGCGAGATTTGCCCCTGTTGCAATATCTATTTTTTGGCTAAGAGAAGGGATCTTATAAGATGAATAAAATAAAAATAGATTTAACCCAAATGCAGCCAGGAGAAACTGGTATAGTAAAAGAAATTCAGGGAGGCCAAGGCTTCGTAAGAAAATTACAAAGTATGGGAGTAAGGCCGGAAAAGAAGATAACTAAGGTAAGCTCTCATTTTTGGCGTGGTCCCCAGACAGTAGAGGTAGATAATATACAGATTGCTGTTGGTTTTGGCATGGCCAGAAGAATTTTAGTGGAAGTACAGAGATGAAAATAGAGAAGATCTTATTGGTGGGGAATCCTAATGTCGGCAAAAGCGCCATATTCTCCAGGCTTACCGGAGCAAAGGTAATAATTTCTAATTATCCCGGAACAACAGTAGAGTTTACCCAGGGTAAAATGAAGCTTGGTGATGAAGCAGTAATGATTATAGATGTCCCGGGAACATATACTTTAGAGCCGACTTGCAAAGCCGAAGACGTGGCTTGCCGAATGGTAAAAGAAGGCGGTTTGGTGATTAATATTATTGATGCCACAAATTTAGAGAGAAATCTTTATCTAACCTTACAACTCTTAGAAAAAGGTATGCCGTTTATGGTGGCTTTGAATATGTGGGATGATACCAAGCACCGGGGAATTTATATTGATATTAAAAAATTAGAAGAACAGTTAGGAGTACCGGTAATTCCTACTTGTGGTTTAACCGGAGAGGGCATCAAAGGACTAATCGATCGCTTGCCAGAAACAAAGGCGAGAGATTCATCTGCTTCTTCTGATAGCCAGAAATGGGAAAAAATAGGCAAAATTGTAGAAGAGGTTCAGAAATTAACTCACCGTCACCACACGTTGTTAGAAAGACTGGAAGATTTAAGTATTAAGCCACTCACAGGGTTGCCGATTGCCTTAGGTATCATATATTGTGCCTTTTGGGTAGTTCGTTTTGTTGGGGAGAATCTAATTGGGCATATATTTGAACCCTTGTTTACCAAGTTATGGTTGCCTTTGTTGATGAAATTAAGCGCATTTTTGCTGGAGGGAAGTTTTTTACACCATATTCTTATTGGTAATCTTATAGAAGGTAAAAT from Candidatus Omnitrophota bacterium encodes the following:
- the trxA gene encoding thioredoxin — its product is MGIDINDGNFKQEVLEETLPVLVDFWAVWCGPCLRLAPVIEQIAKEYKGKLKVCKLNVDEAPKTASSYGIMSIPTLAIFRNGEAVDKIVGALPKAELETTIKKYI
- a CDS encoding cupin domain-containing protein is translated as MKNIGPFVKKLDGRKKFKRIFGKSGKKKGLSSGFMTIKKGDTVGIHNTGGKEEVLVVLHGKAQVSIANKHFILKDGIVLYIPPDTLHDVKNIGTRLLKYLYVTAAV
- a CDS encoding hydrogenase maturation nickel metallochaperone HypA, whose amino-acid sequence is MHETRFINEIFAVLKEKLAKEKVTGQAVVNVRLSPFSHVAAETLQGSFNELIKGENFKNALLKVLPLEILLECKNCKRSTRITKRVFGCPFCNSADVNIQMDKEFFVESIEIERKEKGVKDGD
- a CDS encoding ARMT1-like domain-containing protein, with the protein product MKTYLDCIPCFFRQALEGSRIVRTTPKQQKQIIDEFARKIPKISLEASPPEIARFGYALLRKITPNRDPYKKIKQKSNRIALRLLGKLRNKVNHSQDRLLTALELAIAGNIIDFGVKNSLNVKTELKKILAEENKVIYRQSIFHYAEFRRALKKAGDILYLADNAGEVVFDRVLVEEIKKEYLDKNIYYAVKEKPVINDALFEDAKVCGIDKTAQVISNGTGAPGTILALCSKEFKRIYKSADMIISKGQGNFESLSNEKRPIFFLFMVKCPVVARETGCKMGNIVLFYNLKKNGAIRNKKISG
- the tsaA gene encoding tRNA (N6-threonylcarbamoyladenosine(37)-N6)-methyltransferase TrmO: MRGELKLKPIGIIHTPYRETKGIPIQGKFEKGVRGTIEIFPEYRAGLKDIKGFSYLILIYYFHRSKEERLVGRPFLEDKEHGIFAIRSPHRPNHIGFSIVKLGKVKGNNITFSEVDILDGTPLLDIKPYVAHFDSRKRVKSGWIDKYFRNGKIPKKTRIR
- a CDS encoding methyltransferase domain-containing protein, which encodes MSDIFDKYYKKYDVWYNRHKFAYLSEIGALKKVVPKKGEGLEIGVGTGRFASRLGIKYGVDPSENMLKISKKRGIDARHAQGERLPFDSSIFDYVAIIITLCFVKDPIKVLIEAKRVLKNRGKIIVGIIDKDSFLGNFYQRKKSLFYRQAHFFGVKEVTDLLKMSGFGRVSYYQTIYKFPDEINSVEKPKKGFGRGGFVVISGEKI
- a CDS encoding FeoA family protein, which produces MNKIKIDLTQMQPGETGIVKEIQGGQGFVRKLQSMGVRPEKKITKVSSHFWRGPQTVEVDNIQIAVGFGMARRILVEVQR
- a CDS encoding DnaJ domain-containing protein; translated protein: MMDFKQINEARKILGLGEEASMEEIKDVFRDLALKYHPDRCKEKDKKHCEEMFKKINHAKDIITSYCANYRFSFKEKDVKKNIMSKEEYEHLKRFFDGWFGDLDL
- a CDS encoding MBL fold metallo-hydrolase translates to MRIKVIFDKGALENSLRTGWGVSFLVDEKILFDTGEKGEWLLQNMRSLGVDINKIEAVVISHDHWDHWGGLWDILKEREGFKVYSCPGFGKEFKDKVKELGGDLIEVQKIIEIAPDIYITGEIPGAFRGRYMPEQAIVLKTNNGLTIITGCAHPGILKMVEKAKAKFPVEPVYFVLGGFHLMESDKRAIEIVAENFKKLNIIKAGPTHCSGEVAEDIFKKYYAENFVSIKAGQEIEV
- the def gene encoding peptide deformylase, which codes for MEPLEIKKYPDSVLRKNALEIKDITDTEARLFEEMHFTMRHFAGIGLAAPQIGISKNLIVADIGEGAIKLANPVVLKTKGLDKMEEGCLSIPGVGVVIDRPDEIIVSGLNEKGKVIKLEAQGLLARVLQHEIDHLSGKLIIDYLSLVEKFKLKLHARRENRRYADL